A window of the Chanodichthys erythropterus isolate Z2021 chromosome 21, ASM2448905v1, whole genome shotgun sequence genome harbors these coding sequences:
- the anapc11 gene encoding anaphase-promoting complex subunit 11 isoform X1: MKVKIKQWNGVASWLWVANDENCGICRAPFNGCCPDCKVPGDDCPLVWGQCSHCFHMHCILKWLNSQQVQQQCPMCRQEWKFKEGDTS; encoded by the exons ATGAAGGTTAAAATAAAGCAGTGGAATGGTGTGGCCTCCTGGTTGTGGGTGGCTAATGATGAGAACTGTGGCATCTGTCGAGCACCTTTCAACGGCTGCTGCCCAGACT GTAAGGTTCCAGGAGATGACTGCCCATTGGTTTGGGGTCAGTGCTCGCATTGTTTCCACATGCACTGCATCCTGAAGTGGCTGAACTCTCAGCAAGTACAGCAGCAGTGCCCAATGTGCCGTCAGGAATGGAAGTTTAAAGA ggGAGACACTTCCTGA
- the anapc11 gene encoding anaphase-promoting complex subunit 11 isoform X2, translating to MKVKIKQWNGVASWLWVANDENCGICRAPFNGCCPDCKVPGDDCPLVWGQCSHCFHMHCILKWLNSQQVQQQCPMCRQEWKFKE from the exons ATGAAGGTTAAAATAAAGCAGTGGAATGGTGTGGCCTCCTGGTTGTGGGTGGCTAATGATGAGAACTGTGGCATCTGTCGAGCACCTTTCAACGGCTGCTGCCCAGACT GTAAGGTTCCAGGAGATGACTGCCCATTGGTTTGGGGTCAGTGCTCGCATTGTTTCCACATGCACTGCATCCTGAAGTGGCTGAACTCTCAGCAAGTACAGCAGCAGTGCCCAATGTGCCGTCAGGAATGGAAGTTTAAAGAGTGA
- the ccdc40 gene encoding coiled-coil domain-containing protein 40, protein MELSDNYDRDIDHAGTSGSINLDNSEINNRWTPVIPQHTLQLEFSGTEAEGGVREEDEEVVVLDPEHPLMKRFQSALKKTLSNQVERLNLELREKIVAEKAEAQRRHELAEEVYMVHKMLARLQASLEASHEASAQAVAQRRQAQDHLDGVKNQYQDIASRTKKQHMQVSELQSKVDNLALKLLYMQEANSDLRLDIKAIINASHKVQKERTQAEEQKYQQDLYVERLTKHVEKLSEQISLYEVQIIAQTEQTKAAKDALSEAQLELDSVTVERRQLLQQWNSSLLMMRRRDEAYTAMNEELRLANDQVRSLDTEIEGYKKSITQEEEQNELLTLRLNRARNDCTTSRKLITHSQNNQEVLQAQYITYTRMLQETEKTLSTLRGDHEVRQSELKALRKQMETESAVRLDLEDQIMNRLQEQLTHSNAAKYSRRLTDKTAAHRREKEAQLSKLDNDINAVTLEGQEVVTHLDSLVAFQAELEQEMSQRHLLLSSREAEIAKQVTDIERKQATISIYNKKIKDIVSSTGHEDLGPLEIHAATLSKELEEVGAEIKEQQQLWLWQQGELVRFTQEKQAHSSSVQILQTHLTILQQSKIRKESEMEQEQREQADLDKQIKALMADMVKLNSLLSKNSDLNQALQQSNSLMETEFRQKLKEAERDSVETQLKLERLNEEKERLINSLVEAEHQIMLWEKRTQLMRETRSAIDSDIGQGDIRTMRAEIHRMEVRYAQLMKQQERLLRDMESVVARRETIAVQSEAQARSDHKQPTHSDYHNTLQSLRRKILQTKKQAEEYDGLIAQLEERQGSMTSSLRDKHMHLSDLQNTIVVLTQDRSALQEAKERNLSRLPVLQGRVKHLQAVKEGRYTPVASGDTALELATQKHEERLKMVSSIIQHLAEEYPQHHSALHRVNLTLAEHLHNGLQGRQ, encoded by the exons ATGGAGCTTTCAGACAATTATGACAGAGACATCGATCATGCTGGGACCAGTGGATCGATTAATTTGGACAATTCTG AAATAAACAACAGGTGGACACCTGTTATACCACAACACACTCTCCAGCTGGAGTTCAGTGGCACTGAGGCAGAAGGTGGAGTCAGAGAGGAAGATGAGGAAGTTGTGGTGCTGGATCCTGAGCAT CCTCTAATGAAGAGATTCCAGTCTGCATTGAAAAAAACCCTCAGCAATCAAGTGGAGAGATTAAACCTTGAGCTCCGTGAGAAA ATAGTAGCGGAGAAGGCAGAGGCTCAGAGGCGCCATGAACTTGCTGAAGAGGTATACATGGTCCACAAGATGTTGGCCAGACTTCAGGCCTCTCTGGAGGCAAGTCATGAGGCCAGTGCCCAGGCTGTTGCTCAGCGTAGACAGGCCCAAGACCATCTGGATGGGGTAAAAAATCAGTACCAAGATATTGCCAGTCGGACCAAAAAACAACATATGCAAG TCTCGGAATTACAGTCTAAAGTGGACAACCTGGCTCTGAAGTTGCTCTACATGCAGGAGGCCAATAGTGACCTGCGTTTGGACATCAAAGCAATAATAAATGCTTCACACAAAGTTCAGAAAGAGAGAACTCAGGCAGAGGAGCAAAAATATCAGCAG GACCTTTATGTTGAGCGTTTGACCAAGCATGTGGAAAAGCTCTCAGAGCAGATCTCTCTGTATGAGGTTCAGATCATTGCTCAGACTGAACAGACAAAGGCTGCAAAGGATGCTCTTTCTGAG GCGCAGCTGGAACTGGACTCAGTGACTGTCGAGCGTAGGCAGTTACTCCAGCAATGGAACAGCAGCCTGTTAATGATGAGGAGGAGGGATGAGGCTTACACTGCCATGAATGAAGAACTGAG GCTGGCCAATGATCAGGTGCGCTCTCTGGACACAGAGATTGAGGGCTATAAAAAGTCCATCACACAGGAAGAAGAGCAGAATGAGCTTCTCACTCTGCGTCTGAACCGAGCCCGGAATGACTGCACCACCTCACGTAAACTCATCACACACTCCCAGAACAATCAGGAAGTCCTACAGGCCCAGTACATCACATATACACGAATGCTGCAGGAGACAGAGAAGACCCTCAGCACATTGCGTGGA GACCACGAGGTGCGTCAGTCTGAGCTCAAGGCTCTCAGGAAGCAGATGGAGACAGAGTCTGCAGTGCGTTTGGACCTGGAGGACCAGATCATGAACAGACTGCAAGAGCAGCTTACTCACAGTAATGCAGCAAAGTACTCACGCCGACTGACTGATAAAACTGCAGCACACAGGAGAGAGAAG GAAGCTCAGTTAAGCAAATTGGACAATGACATAAATGCAGTTACGCTGGAGGGGCAAGAGGTGGTGACACATCTGGATTCTCTGGTTGCATTTCAAGCTGAACTTGAGCAAGAAATGAGCCAGCGACACTTGCTGCTGTCTTCTCGCGAGGCAGAGATTGCTAAACAAGTCACAGATATTGAGCGAAAACAGGCCACGATCAGCATCTACAACAAGAAGATCAAGGATATTGTGTCCAGTACTGGG CATGAAGACCTAGGTCCTCTGGAGATCCATGCAGCCACCCTGTCTAAGGAGCTGGAGGAAGTTGGTGCTGAGATTAAAGAGCAGCAGCAGTTGTGGCTTTGGCAGCAGGGGGAGCTAGTGAGATTCACTCAGGAAAAACAGGCCCACAGCTCCTCTGTACAGATCCTACAAACACATCTCACAATACTGCAACAGAGCAAGATCAGGAAAGAGA GTGAGATGGAGCAGGAACAGCGCGAGCAGGCAGATCTGGATAAACAGATCAAAGCTCTCATGGCAGACATGGTGAAACTGAACTCTCTGCTCAGTAAAAACAGCGATCTGAATCAAGCCCTGCAACAGAGCAACAGTCTGATGGAAACAGAGTTCAGACAGAAACTCAAG GAGGCCGAGAGGGATTCAGTTGAGACTCAGTTGAAGCTGGAGAGGTTAaatgaagagaaagagagactcATCAACAGCCTAGTGGAGGCAGA GCATCAGATCATGCTGTGGGAAAAGAGAACCCAGCTGATGCGAGAGACTCGCTCTGCCATAGATTCAGACATCGGACAGGGAGACATACGAACTATGAGAGCAGAGATTCACCGTATGGAG GTTCGTTATGCTCAATTGATGAAGCAGCAGGAGAGATTATTGAGAGACATGGAGTCAGTGGTGGCCAGACGTGAGACTATAGCTGTTCAGAGTGAGGCTCAGGCACGATCCGACCATAAGCAGCCCACACACAGCGACTACCACAACACTCTCCAGAGCCTCCGCCGAAAGATTCTCCAAACTAAGAAG caaGCAGAGGAGTATGATGGTCTTATAGCCCAGCTGGAGGAGAGGCAGGGCTCTATGACCTCCAGCCTCCGAGACAAACATATGCATCTCAGTGACCTGCAGAATACCATAGTGGTTCTCACCCAAGACCGCAGTGCACTACAAGAAGCCAAAGAGAGA AATTTGTCTCGTCTGCCCGTACTGCAAGGCCGGGTGAAACACCTGCAAGCTGTTAAAGAGGGACGGTACACTCCGGTGGCAAGCGGAGACACAGCATTGGAGCTGGCTACACAGAAACATGAAGAGCGATTGAAAATG GTCAGCTCCATTATCCAGCATTTGGCTGAAGAGTACCCTCAGCACCACAGCGCTCTCCACAGGGTCAACCTCACATTGGCAGAACACCTACACAATGGACTTCAGGGCCGCCAATGA